Proteins co-encoded in one Pseudarthrobacter chlorophenolicus A6 genomic window:
- the pgsA gene encoding phosphatidylinositol phosphate synthase, whose product MLNRHARGFFTALFTPLARWLLRLGVSPDAVTVIGTAGVAVGALVFYPLGQLFWGTVFITAFIFSDVLDGIMARMQDVKSRWGNFLDSTLDRVADGALFAGVAVWFFLGGQNTAIAVAAMVCLVLGMVVSYARAKAESLGYTANVGIAERAERLVSVLVVTGLTGLGLPPVVLLVTLVLLALASFTTIVQRVSSVRRQALAQPLPADET is encoded by the coding sequence ATGCTGAATAGGCACGCCCGCGGCTTCTTCACTGCCCTTTTCACCCCGCTGGCCCGCTGGCTCCTGCGCCTGGGTGTCTCGCCCGACGCCGTAACAGTCATCGGAACCGCGGGCGTCGCGGTGGGAGCCCTGGTGTTCTATCCGCTCGGGCAGCTGTTCTGGGGCACGGTCTTCATCACGGCGTTCATCTTCTCCGATGTGCTGGACGGCATCATGGCCCGCATGCAGGACGTCAAGAGCCGCTGGGGCAACTTCCTGGACTCCACCCTGGACCGCGTCGCGGACGGGGCTCTCTTCGCCGGGGTGGCAGTGTGGTTCTTCCTGGGCGGGCAAAACACTGCCATTGCCGTGGCGGCCATGGTCTGCCTGGTCCTGGGCATGGTGGTTTCCTATGCGCGGGCCAAGGCGGAATCCCTTGGATACACGGCAAATGTCGGCATCGCCGAGCGGGCCGAGCGGCTCGTCTCCGTCCTGGTGGTCACTGGGCTCACCGGCCTGGGACTACCGCCGGTGGTGCTCCTTGTGACGCTGGTGCTGCTGGCGCTGGCGAGCTTCACGACGATTGTCCAGCGTGTTTCTTCAGTCCGCCGGCAGGCACTGGCACAACCGCTTCCGGCGGACGAAACGTAA
- a CDS encoding HIT family protein → MEENTGAGYPGDAGVTDDFALAGVPDAFQRLWTPHRMAYIKGGQHQFKNENDCPFCVGPGRTDEDALIVYRGTSCYVVLNLFPYNPGHLLVCPYRHVPDYTDLSVEETAEFADLTQTAMRVLRKVSNPGGFNLGMNQGVVGGAGIAAHLHQHIVPRWGGDGNFFPIIAQTKAITQTLDEVRQMVADAWPGETDAE, encoded by the coding sequence GTGGAGGAGAACACAGGCGCCGGGTATCCAGGGGATGCCGGTGTAACCGACGACTTTGCCCTGGCCGGTGTCCCGGACGCTTTCCAGCGCCTGTGGACTCCGCACCGGATGGCCTACATCAAGGGCGGGCAGCACCAGTTCAAGAACGAGAATGACTGCCCGTTCTGCGTTGGCCCGGGCCGCACCGACGAGGACGCCCTCATCGTGTACCGGGGGACGTCCTGCTACGTCGTGCTGAACCTCTTTCCCTACAACCCGGGGCACCTTCTGGTCTGCCCTTACCGGCACGTCCCGGACTACACGGACCTGTCGGTGGAAGAAACCGCCGAATTCGCAGACCTGACCCAGACGGCGATGCGCGTCCTGCGCAAAGTGTCCAACCCGGGTGGATTCAACCTGGGCATGAACCAGGGTGTGGTGGGCGGTGCCGGCATTGCCGCCCACCTGCACCAGCACATTGTTCCGCGCTGGGGCGGCGACGGGAACTTCTTCCCCATCATTGCCCAGACCAAGGCCATCACGCAGACCCTCGATGAGGTCCGGCAGATGGTGGCCGACGCCTGGCCCGGGGAGACTGATGCTGAATAG
- the thrS gene encoding threonine--tRNA ligase: protein MSDAQQITLLVDGEETKVTTGTTGAELFFERRDVVVARVNGELKDLDQELPEGAEVEGVTIESPDGLNVLRHSTAHVMAQAVQQLRPDAKLGIGPYITDGFYFDFDVAEPFTPEDLKTLEKMMQKIINQNQKFVRRVVSEDEAREAMKNEPYKLELLGKKNEAAEAGEGVNVEVGAGDITIYDNVERKEGTTVWCDLCRGPHLPNTKLISNAFALTRSSSAYWLGNQKNQQLQRIYGTAWPTKDALKAYQERIAEAERRDHRKLGSELDLFSFPDELGSGLPVFHPKGGIIRKEMEDYSRQRHVEAGYEFVYTPHITKGHLYEVSGHLDWYKEGMFPAMHVDAELNEDGTVRKPGQDYYLKPMNCPMHNLIFRSRGRSYRELPLRLFEFGSVYRYEKSGVVHGLTRVRGMTQDDAHIYCTREQMKEELTKTLTFVLDLLKDYGLNDFYLELSTKDPEKYVGEDAAWEEATRTLAEVAQESGLELVPDPGGAAFYGPKISVQAKDALGRTWQMSTIQLDFNLPERFELEFQAADGSRQRPVMIHRALFGSVERFMGVLTEHYAGAFPAWLAPVQVVGIPVAETFNEYMFDVVDQLKAAGIRAEVDTSSDRFPKKIRTASKDKIPFVLIAGGDDAEAGAVSFRFRDGSQDNGVPVAEAVKRITEAVRNRTS, encoded by the coding sequence GTGTCAGATGCCCAGCAGATCACCCTTCTCGTCGATGGCGAAGAGACCAAGGTGACTACCGGGACAACCGGTGCGGAACTCTTCTTTGAGCGCCGTGATGTTGTCGTTGCCCGCGTTAACGGCGAACTTAAGGACCTGGACCAGGAGCTGCCCGAAGGTGCCGAGGTGGAAGGCGTCACCATCGAATCCCCGGACGGACTGAATGTCCTGCGCCACTCCACTGCCCACGTCATGGCCCAGGCCGTCCAGCAGCTGCGCCCCGACGCCAAACTCGGCATCGGCCCCTACATCACCGATGGCTTCTACTTCGACTTCGACGTCGCTGAGCCCTTCACCCCCGAGGACCTCAAGACCCTCGAGAAGATGATGCAGAAGATCATCAACCAGAACCAGAAATTCGTCCGCCGCGTTGTCAGCGAAGACGAAGCCCGCGAAGCCATGAAGAACGAGCCCTACAAGCTCGAACTGCTGGGCAAGAAAAACGAAGCCGCCGAGGCCGGCGAGGGCGTGAACGTCGAGGTCGGCGCAGGCGACATCACCATCTACGACAACGTGGAGCGTAAGGAAGGCACCACGGTCTGGTGCGACCTCTGCCGCGGCCCGCACCTGCCCAACACCAAGCTGATTTCCAACGCCTTCGCCCTGACCCGTTCCTCCTCCGCCTACTGGCTGGGCAACCAGAAGAACCAGCAGCTGCAGCGCATCTACGGCACTGCCTGGCCCACCAAGGACGCACTCAAGGCCTACCAGGAACGGATCGCCGAGGCCGAACGGCGTGACCACCGCAAGCTCGGTTCCGAACTTGACCTGTTCTCGTTCCCGGATGAACTGGGCTCAGGCCTCCCGGTGTTCCACCCCAAGGGCGGCATCATCCGCAAGGAGATGGAGGACTACTCCCGCCAGCGGCACGTGGAGGCCGGCTACGAGTTCGTCTACACCCCGCACATCACCAAGGGCCACCTTTACGAAGTGTCCGGGCACCTGGACTGGTACAAGGAGGGCATGTTCCCGGCGATGCACGTCGACGCCGAGCTCAACGAGGACGGCACCGTCCGCAAGCCCGGCCAGGACTATTACCTGAAGCCGATGAACTGCCCCATGCACAACCTGATCTTCCGGTCGCGCGGCCGCTCCTACCGTGAACTTCCGCTGCGCCTGTTTGAGTTCGGCTCCGTCTACCGGTACGAGAAGTCCGGCGTGGTCCACGGCCTGACCCGCGTCCGCGGGATGACACAGGACGATGCCCACATCTACTGCACCCGCGAGCAGATGAAGGAGGAGCTCACCAAGACGCTCACCTTTGTCCTGGACCTGCTCAAGGACTACGGCCTCAACGACTTCTACCTGGAGCTGTCCACCAAGGACCCGGAAAAGTACGTCGGCGAGGACGCTGCGTGGGAGGAAGCCACCCGCACCCTGGCTGAAGTGGCCCAGGAATCGGGACTGGAACTGGTGCCGGATCCGGGTGGAGCCGCGTTCTACGGGCCCAAGATCTCCGTGCAGGCCAAAGACGCCCTGGGCCGTACCTGGCAGATGTCCACCATCCAGCTGGACTTCAACCTGCCCGAACGCTTCGAACTTGAATTCCAGGCCGCCGACGGCAGCCGGCAGCGTCCCGTGATGATCCACCGTGCGCTTTTCGGTTCGGTGGAGCGGTTCATGGGCGTCCTCACCGAACACTACGCCGGTGCTTTCCCGGCATGGCTGGCACCCGTCCAGGTGGTGGGCATCCCCGTGGCGGAAACCTTCAACGAGTACATGTTCGACGTCGTCGACCAGCTGAAGGCGGCCGGTATCCGTGCCGAGGTGGACACCTCTTCGGACCGATTCCCGAAGAAGATCCGCACCGCCAGCAAGGACAAGATCCCGTTCGTGCTGATCGCCGGCGGAGACGACGCCGAAGCCGGCGCGGTTTCCTTCCGGTTCCGGGACGGCAGCCAGGACAACGGCGTGCCGGTGGCAGAGGCAGTCAAGCGGATCACCGAAGCCGTCCGCAACCGGACCAGCTAG
- a CDS encoding DNA polymerase III subunit alpha, with product MSFTHLHVSTAFSAHYGVSWPEELAQAAAADGASALACTDRDGLYGTIKHLKACMAAGLDPIVGVDLAVLDDDGDRRTEVAGRVVVLAKGHNNGAGYRALCRLISDAHARTSGKAGGTVPVAVTRAELASRTLDPQTLKPVLLVLIGPDSDVGRAMGGRRYLRPRTLFKQWLDAMPAGTVVAEIVSQLSTPGSPLSTAHAVRMLRLAEEHRVPAVLTNAVRYCGADGAPTADVLDSARTLKSLPELAGEPLLQPTGQGWLKTSNQMRRLAQEVISAAGYGAADLTQLLAQTEALADACRIDPAGDMGWKQPVVPEASIIGINQDPALELVQRCHAGIGRRFPGITGTAEQAMLTRLEHELTIIRNLNFSSYFLTVAEVSRMIQDMGVRAAARGSGASSLVNYLIDVSQVNPLQHDLIFERFLSQDRATLPDIDIDVESAERHNVYRKIFERFGAERVTLMSMQNGYRARGAVRDAGLALGMDGDEVGEIAKQLWRFSAGKFREALQEKPELREFAGRVEQRDTDGNQQLDLLVDLTERLDRLPRHISMHPCGVILGDATLLDRTPVQPSGLGLPMSQFDKHDMDPMGMLKLDVLGVRMQSAMAFAVREVIRLHPSKEEVVAAGNHPRGPQGSGPDYIADNGHIDLNAVPLDDQATFELIRSTHTLGCFQIESPGQRELIGKMAPREFNDLIIDISLFRPGPMKSDMVRPFLEHRHGFAPEVYPHPDLKPVLAETHGVTVFHEQILKTFDVMTHCGLARADEFRRALGNEIREPDVEEFFRKAARARGYAPEVLDKVWGTLKAFGSFGFCKAHGAAFAVPTYQSAWLKTHHPEAFLAGLWEHDPGMYPKRLLVAEARRLGIPILPLDINRSKDEYRVERILSGADSGKLGIRLSLKGIYGLSATELKRIVAGQPFDSLADLRSRSRISKPSIKRLAQLGAFDSLHREAGGTANRADLVQHLQQLQVTGSRKGTDVLEGQLSFPLGDIELRNVKPGLPQPTLVETVRAELDLMAVDVSTHLMDSHRPVLERLGVTTADKLLGLRNGTEVLVAGVRVATQTPPMRGGRRVVFISIDDGTGCIDSVFFHEAQESAGPLLFGTRMLLIRGTTRRTGPRGISLSASMAWDLSRTETLPFPPSETPFRDVAHPLDGIARSLAITGFNG from the coding sequence ATGAGTTTCACGCACCTGCATGTCTCCACCGCCTTCAGCGCGCACTATGGAGTCTCCTGGCCTGAGGAATTGGCCCAGGCCGCCGCTGCCGACGGCGCCTCAGCTCTGGCCTGTACCGACCGTGACGGGCTCTATGGCACCATCAAGCACCTTAAAGCCTGCATGGCCGCAGGGCTCGACCCCATCGTTGGGGTGGACCTTGCGGTGCTGGACGACGACGGTGACCGCCGCACCGAGGTCGCCGGACGGGTTGTTGTGCTCGCCAAGGGGCACAACAACGGTGCCGGTTACAGGGCGCTGTGCCGTCTGATCTCAGACGCCCATGCCAGGACTTCCGGCAAGGCAGGGGGAACGGTCCCAGTGGCTGTTACCCGGGCAGAGCTGGCCTCAAGGACCCTCGACCCCCAAACACTCAAACCAGTCCTGTTGGTCCTCATTGGGCCTGACTCAGACGTGGGGCGTGCCATGGGCGGAAGGCGTTACCTGCGTCCGCGTACCCTGTTCAAGCAATGGCTCGATGCCATGCCCGCAGGGACGGTGGTGGCAGAGATTGTTTCCCAGCTCAGCACCCCCGGGTCGCCCCTGAGCACCGCCCATGCGGTAAGGATGCTCCGCCTGGCCGAAGAGCACCGTGTCCCTGCGGTCCTTACCAATGCCGTCCGGTACTGCGGAGCGGACGGTGCACCCACCGCTGATGTCCTTGACTCAGCACGCACGCTCAAATCGCTGCCCGAACTGGCCGGGGAACCCCTCCTGCAACCCACCGGCCAGGGATGGCTGAAAACATCAAACCAAATGCGCCGCCTTGCCCAGGAAGTCATTTCCGCTGCAGGATATGGCGCCGCAGACCTCACCCAGCTCCTTGCACAGACCGAGGCGCTCGCCGATGCCTGCCGAATCGATCCCGCCGGTGACATGGGGTGGAAGCAGCCGGTTGTTCCTGAGGCATCCATCATCGGGATCAACCAGGACCCTGCCCTGGAACTGGTCCAGCGGTGCCATGCCGGAATCGGCAGGCGCTTCCCGGGGATTACCGGTACCGCGGAGCAAGCCATGCTCACCAGGCTCGAGCACGAGCTGACAATCATCCGCAACCTTAACTTCTCTTCCTACTTCCTGACAGTGGCTGAAGTTTCCCGAATGATCCAGGACATGGGAGTCCGCGCCGCAGCCCGGGGCTCGGGTGCATCCAGCCTGGTCAACTACCTGATTGACGTCAGCCAGGTAAATCCGCTGCAGCATGACCTGATCTTTGAGCGTTTCCTGTCACAGGACAGGGCCACCCTGCCGGATATCGACATCGACGTCGAAAGCGCCGAACGCCACAACGTCTACCGCAAAATCTTCGAACGGTTCGGGGCTGAGCGGGTCACGCTGATGAGCATGCAGAACGGATACCGGGCCAGGGGAGCAGTACGCGACGCCGGCCTCGCCCTGGGCATGGACGGCGACGAGGTGGGGGAGATCGCCAAGCAGCTGTGGCGCTTTTCCGCAGGAAAATTCCGGGAAGCGCTCCAGGAAAAACCTGAGCTGCGCGAATTCGCCGGCCGTGTGGAACAACGGGACACTGACGGCAACCAGCAACTGGATCTCCTGGTGGACCTGACTGAGCGCCTGGACCGGCTGCCCCGCCACATCTCCATGCACCCCTGCGGAGTGATCCTGGGTGACGCCACCCTGCTGGACCGCACCCCGGTCCAGCCCAGCGGGTTGGGGCTGCCCATGAGCCAGTTCGACAAACATGACATGGATCCCATGGGGATGCTGAAGCTCGATGTCCTGGGCGTCAGGATGCAAAGCGCCATGGCCTTTGCCGTCCGTGAGGTCATCAGGCTCCATCCGTCCAAGGAGGAGGTGGTGGCTGCCGGGAACCATCCCCGCGGTCCGCAGGGGAGCGGCCCGGACTATATCGCGGATAACGGGCACATCGACCTCAATGCCGTTCCCCTGGACGACCAAGCCACGTTCGAACTCATCAGGAGTACCCACACACTCGGATGTTTCCAGATAGAGTCCCCCGGCCAGCGGGAGCTCATCGGCAAAATGGCGCCCAGGGAATTCAACGACCTCATCATCGACATTTCCCTGTTCCGGCCGGGGCCCATGAAATCAGACATGGTCCGGCCCTTCCTGGAGCACCGGCACGGTTTCGCCCCCGAGGTATATCCCCACCCGGACCTCAAACCGGTCCTCGCCGAAACCCACGGTGTCACGGTGTTCCATGAGCAGATCCTCAAGACCTTCGACGTCATGACCCACTGTGGGCTTGCCCGTGCCGACGAGTTCCGCCGTGCCCTGGGTAATGAAATCCGCGAACCCGATGTTGAAGAGTTCTTCCGCAAGGCCGCCCGCGCCAGGGGATATGCCCCTGAGGTGCTGGACAAGGTCTGGGGAACACTGAAGGCCTTCGGCAGCTTCGGGTTCTGCAAGGCCCACGGCGCCGCCTTTGCCGTTCCCACCTACCAGTCCGCCTGGCTCAAAACGCACCACCCGGAGGCCTTCCTGGCGGGGCTGTGGGAACACGATCCCGGCATGTACCCCAAACGGTTGCTGGTGGCTGAAGCGCGGCGCCTGGGCATCCCCATCCTTCCGCTGGACATCAACCGGAGTAAAGACGAATACCGGGTGGAACGGATCCTGTCCGGAGCCGATTCCGGAAAACTGGGGATACGGCTCAGCCTGAAAGGCATTTACGGGCTTTCGGCAACTGAACTGAAAAGGATCGTCGCCGGGCAGCCCTTTGACTCGCTGGCTGACCTTCGGTCGCGATCCAGGATCAGCAAGCCCAGCATCAAGCGGCTTGCCCAGCTTGGCGCGTTCGACTCGCTCCACCGGGAAGCAGGAGGAACCGCCAACCGGGCTGACCTCGTCCAGCACCTGCAACAACTCCAGGTCACAGGAAGCCGGAAGGGCACCGATGTGCTGGAAGGGCAGTTGTCCTTCCCGCTGGGCGATATTGAGTTGCGCAACGTCAAACCCGGGCTGCCCCAACCGACCCTGGTGGAAACCGTAAGGGCTGAACTTGACCTGATGGCGGTGGATGTCAGCACCCACCTGATGGACAGCCACCGCCCAGTCCTGGAAAGGCTGGGCGTCACCACCGCTGACAAGCTGCTGGGACTCCGGAACGGAACCGAAGTACTGGTGGCCGGTGTAAGGGTCGCCACCCAGACGCCACCGATGCGTGGGGGCAGGCGGGTGGTGTTCATTAGCATCGACGACGGCACCGGCTGCATCGATTCAGTGTTCTTCCACGAAGCCCAGGAAAGCGCCGGTCCGCTGCTTTTCGGCACCCGGATGCTGCTGATCCGGGGCACCACCCGCAGGACCGGCCCGCGTGGAATCAGCCTGAGTGCCAGCATGGCCTGGGACCTCAGTAGGACCGAAACGCTGCCGTTCCCGCCGTCGGAAACTCCCTTCCGGGATGTTGCGCACCCGCTGGACGGCATTGCCAGGAGCCTTGCCATCACCGGTTTCAACGGCTGA
- a CDS encoding DUF6504 family protein: MGMFSESVDVACAPDGLPQSLAWAGNTYDICAEPLRWYERRQWWAEESRVPLGSGPGMVDHEIWRVQVLPRVSPGSRPGTESQPMEPLTLDLSRHIRSGRWRLLRIHDALRPRTA, encoded by the coding sequence ATGGGTATGTTCAGCGAATCAGTTGATGTCGCGTGCGCCCCCGACGGCCTTCCGCAGAGCCTGGCCTGGGCCGGAAATACGTATGACATCTGCGCCGAACCCCTCCGTTGGTACGAGCGCCGCCAATGGTGGGCGGAAGAAAGCCGGGTGCCCCTGGGAAGCGGGCCCGGGATGGTGGACCACGAAATCTGGCGTGTCCAGGTCCTGCCCCGGGTTTCACCGGGAAGCCGCCCAGGCACGGAAAGCCAGCCCATGGAACCACTCACGCTTGACCTCAGCCGGCACATCCGCAGCGGCAGGTGGCGGCTGCTGCGCATCCACGACGCCCTTCGGCCCAGAACAGCATGA
- a CDS encoding chorismate mutase, with protein sequence MATIQGNDRDALADKEQLAAVRIAVDEVDDQIVTLIARRERLIRIAGTLKGDDAEVRAPDRVEKIIQHVRSAAEKKDIDPDIVEATYRAMISGFIELELRVHHEDNG encoded by the coding sequence ATGGCAACAATTCAAGGAAACGACCGGGATGCACTGGCCGACAAGGAACAGCTCGCCGCCGTCCGGATTGCCGTGGATGAAGTGGACGACCAAATCGTCACCCTCATCGCGCGCCGCGAACGCCTGATCAGGATCGCCGGCACCCTCAAGGGTGACGACGCCGAGGTCCGTGCCCCGGACCGCGTGGAGAAGATCATCCAGCATGTCCGCTCGGCGGCTGAGAAGAAGGACATTGACCCGGACATCGTGGAAGCGACGTACCGGGCCATGATTTCCGGATTCATCGAACTGGAGCTCCGGGTCCACCACGAAGACAACGGCTGA
- a CDS encoding VOC family protein, with amino-acid sequence MQPRVDFISLGVRSVPASRAFYVDGLGWPVHREVAGEVVFIQANHGLVLSLWDAGQMQAEAGVDAPGPVPCITLSHNVHGPDEVDRVLDEAKAAGATVTGEPVTQPWGGYTGYFSDPDGFRWEVAYNPTWAVDDDGTVTV; translated from the coding sequence ATGCAACCCAGAGTCGACTTCATCTCGCTAGGTGTCCGCAGTGTTCCGGCCTCCCGGGCCTTCTATGTCGACGGCCTCGGCTGGCCTGTGCACCGCGAGGTTGCCGGTGAAGTGGTTTTCATCCAGGCAAACCACGGACTGGTGCTCTCGCTGTGGGATGCGGGCCAGATGCAAGCCGAGGCCGGGGTGGATGCTCCCGGGCCGGTCCCCTGCATCACCCTGAGCCATAATGTGCACGGTCCTGACGAGGTGGACCGGGTCCTGGACGAGGCGAAGGCCGCCGGAGCCACAGTCACCGGCGAACCGGTTACCCAGCCCTGGGGCGGCTACACGGGGTACTTCTCCGATCCGGACGGTTTCCGCTGGGAAGTTGCGTACAACCCCACCTGGGCAGTGGACGACGACGGGACGGTCACCGTCTGA
- a CDS encoding SOS response-associated peptidase, whose protein sequence is MCGRYVMARAVGDLLAEFDAELEDEVSIPPSWNVAPTDAVPIVLERLVEDGPDARQVRQLHVARWGLVPSWAKDPGIGSKMINARSESVLEKPAFRKAVKSRRCAVPADGYYEWKQGPGKSKQPYYVHPGAGTGLAFAGLYEWWRDPSVPAGEPGQWLLSTSILTADTPPPGSESTVFGKLTELHDRVPLPMDRDTMQAWLDPQADDAAALVDMVRSGVKDVAADWHVESVGKEVGNVRNNGPELIRPVEALF, encoded by the coding sequence ATGTGTGGACGCTACGTAATGGCACGCGCCGTGGGGGACCTCCTGGCAGAATTCGACGCCGAACTGGAGGACGAGGTGAGCATTCCGCCGTCGTGGAATGTGGCACCCACCGATGCCGTTCCCATTGTCCTGGAGCGGCTGGTGGAGGACGGCCCGGACGCCAGGCAGGTCCGCCAGCTGCACGTCGCCCGCTGGGGACTGGTTCCTTCCTGGGCCAAGGACCCGGGCATCGGGTCAAAAATGATCAACGCCCGCAGTGAGTCGGTACTGGAGAAGCCCGCGTTCCGTAAGGCGGTCAAGTCACGGCGCTGCGCTGTACCGGCCGACGGCTACTACGAGTGGAAGCAGGGTCCGGGGAAGTCCAAGCAACCGTACTATGTGCACCCCGGAGCGGGCACGGGCTTGGCTTTCGCCGGCCTCTACGAATGGTGGCGCGACCCGTCGGTGCCTGCGGGTGAGCCCGGCCAGTGGCTGCTTTCCACCTCGATCCTGACGGCTGACACCCCGCCGCCGGGCTCCGAATCAACTGTGTTCGGGAAACTGACCGAACTCCATGACCGGGTGCCCCTGCCCATGGACAGGGACACCATGCAGGCCTGGCTGGATCCGCAGGCTGACGACGCCGCCGCCCTGGTGGACATGGTGCGGTCCGGGGTCAAAGATGTGGCCGCGGACTGGCATGTGGAGTCCGTGGGCAAAGAGGTGGGCAACGTCCGGAACAACGGACCTGAACTTATCCGGCCCGTGGAGGCCCTCTTCTAG
- a CDS encoding mycoredoxin, with the protein MDFTPETGTITMFSTTWCGYCNRLKKQLDAQGIGYTEINIEEVEGTAELVEQINGGNRTVPTVLFPDGTAATNPSAAEVKNRLAA; encoded by the coding sequence GTGGATTTCACTCCCGAAACCGGCACCATCACCATGTTTTCCACCACCTGGTGCGGCTACTGCAACCGGCTGAAGAAGCAGCTCGACGCGCAGGGCATCGGCTACACCGAAATCAACATCGAGGAAGTGGAAGGCACAGCCGAGCTCGTGGAGCAGATCAACGGCGGCAACCGCACCGTACCCACGGTCCTGTTCCCGGACGGCACGGCTGCCACCAATCCGTCCGCTGCGGAGGTGAAGAACCGCCTGGCGGCCTAG
- a CDS encoding lipoate--protein ligase family protein, with product MAHHPDSGTLTVIRQDVSLGAARDLEFGLELLARARTGGIGPTLRLYRPAPTVAFGQRDTRLPGFEAAAQACRDNGFEPLVRRAGGRAAAYHQGTLVVDHIEPDDDAIAGSKSRFGYFGELFADALRRVGVHAAVGEIPGEYCPGEFSVHGTAAADGSRIKLVGTAQRVVAGGWLFSSVIVVEDSAPIRKVLTDSYAALGLDWDPATAGAADDLVPGLTVEAVTEALLETYAGHTTLASAPFGSLGA from the coding sequence ATGGCCCACCACCCTGACTCCGGAACCCTGACCGTGATCCGGCAGGACGTCTCGCTCGGTGCCGCCCGGGACCTTGAATTCGGCCTTGAGCTGCTCGCCAGGGCGCGCACCGGAGGCATCGGCCCCACCCTTCGGCTGTACCGCCCTGCGCCCACGGTGGCCTTCGGCCAGCGGGACACCCGGCTGCCCGGCTTTGAAGCCGCCGCCCAGGCATGCCGCGACAACGGCTTCGAACCCCTGGTCCGCCGGGCCGGCGGCCGCGCGGCCGCCTACCACCAAGGCACCCTGGTAGTGGACCACATTGAGCCTGACGACGATGCCATCGCCGGTTCCAAAAGCCGCTTCGGCTATTTCGGGGAGCTCTTCGCCGATGCCCTGCGCAGGGTGGGCGTGCACGCAGCCGTAGGCGAAATCCCCGGAGAATACTGTCCCGGTGAATTCAGCGTGCACGGCACGGCGGCGGCTGATGGGTCCCGCATCAAACTTGTAGGCACTGCCCAGAGAGTGGTGGCCGGCGGCTGGCTGTTCAGCTCGGTCATCGTGGTGGAGGACTCAGCACCAATCAGGAAAGTCCTGACGGACAGCTACGCCGCGCTTGGCCTCGACTGGGACCCCGCCACGGCCGGCGCCGCGGACGACCTCGTTCCCGGGCTGACCGTGGAAGCAGTCACCGAGGCCCTGCTTGAAACGTACGCGGGCCATACCACCCTTGCATCGGCGCCGTTCGGCAGCCTGGGGGCATGA